A single genomic interval of Helianthus annuus cultivar XRQ/B chromosome 13, HanXRQr2.0-SUNRISE, whole genome shotgun sequence harbors:
- the LOC110898626 gene encoding uncharacterized protein LOC110898626: MEDRELEEDEQWVWAECKHGIEKLENFYIRDLKQRSRIKWASLGDNNTKFFQSVINKRRSSNAIQGLMIYGEWVSEPNVVKREVLRHFSKLFKEQINNQSGIICDRLKRILNDLVGGLISLFTKEEIKRAVFDCGSEKATGPNGVISYGCSSAFITLIPKLRNPVGLKDFRPITLVDIINKVISKVLAARLKKVIGLAEKKEESGVFNKGGFRKGIRRR, encoded by the exons ATGGAGGATAGGGAGTTGGAGGAGGATGAACAATGGGTTTGGGCAGAATGTAAACATGGTATTGAGAAATTGGAAAACTTTTATATTAGAGATTTGAAACAAAGATCTAGAATAAAGTGGGCTTCGTTAGGTGATAACAATACGAAGTTTTTTCAAAGTGTCATTAATAAAAGGAGGTCGAGCAATGCGATTCAAGGTTTGATGATATATGGCGAATGGGTTTCCGAGCCAAATGTGGTTAAACGAGAGGTGTTGAGACATTTCAGTAAATTGTTCAAAGAACAGATTAATAATCAGTCGGGTATTATTTGTGATAGGCTAAAGCGTATTCTGAATGATTTAGTGGGTGGTTTAATCTCTCTGTTTACTAAGGAAGAGATTAAAAGAGCAGTTTTCGATTGTGGGTCAGAAAAAGCCACGGGTCCAAATG GTGTTATTAGCTATGGTTGTAGTTCGGCGTTTATCACTCTTATTCCCAAGTTAAGAAATCCGGTTGGTTTAAAAGACTTTAGACCAATCACACTGGTGGACATTATAAACAAAGTTATCTCCAAGGTTTTAGCTGCGCGCCTCAAGAAGGTTATTGG CTTGGCtgaaaagaaagaagaaagcgGCGTTTTTAATAAAGGTGGATTTCGTAAAGGCATACGACGACGTTAA